atcgttcagttcattcagacagtggaacaggttgatgcttttctctgcagacagatcctcactgatcttcatcttgatgtattcaactgtttcctgtttgttctgtgaacttctgtagtttgatgtcatcagacctcgcaggaggttctgattggtctccactgaaagacccaggaggaagcgcaggaacaagtccagatGTCCGTTTGGACTCTTTAAGGTCTTGTCCACAGCTGTCTGATAGAAACCGGTTGAAGAAGGGTGAGTTGTTAGTTGAtcttccagcaggttgactccagagttgatgaaggtctgatggacatgaagagcagccagaaactcctgaacactcagatggatgaagcagaagacctggtcctggtacaggaTGCTCTCCTgtctaaagatctgggtgaacactcctgagtacactgaagcctctctgacatcgatgccacactctctcaggtctggttcatagaagatcaggtttcctttctgcagctgctcaaaagccagttttcccagagacttcatcatcttcctgctctttggactccagtgtggatccgtctcagctcctctgtcatacttgaccttcttcagtttggcctgcaccaccaggaagtggatgtacatctcagtcagggtcttgggcagctcccctCCCTCTGTGGTTTCCAGGAcattctccaggaccgtagcagtgatccagcagaagactgggatgtggcacatgatgtggaggctccgtgatgtcttcatgtgggaaatgatcctgctggtctgcttCTCATCTatgaacctcttcctgaagtattcctccttctgtgggtcagtgaaccctctgacttctgtcaccatggaaacacactcaggagggatctgattggctgctgcgggtcgtgtggtgatccagagacgagcagaaggaagcaggttcccctgatgaggtttgtcagcagcacctccactgaggtggaccttCTGGGGTCAGTGACGATTGTAgggttgtggaagtccagaggaagtggacactcatccagaccgtcaaagatgaacacgacctggaactcttcaaagctgcagatttctCTCGTTTCAGTGAAGAATtcatgaactagttccaccaagctgaacttctgctctctcagcacattcagctctctgaaggtgaatggcagcagtaactggatgtcctgttggttctgccttcagcccagtccagaatGAACTTCTGTGTTAACACTGTTTTCCCAATGCCGGCCAttcccttcgtcatcactgttctgattggttcatctcttccaggtgggagtttaaagatgtcttcctgtctgatggctgtttctgctccgtctggtttcctggaagctgcttcaatctgtctgactacATGTTCTTCATTGACCTCTctggtccctccctctgtgatgtagatctgctccagaaaGGTTGTCTTTCCTGCTTTAATGATCCGCTCAAACACATGCTGGttcttcttctgcagctgaCGTCTGAGTTTGGATTGATAAACGGCAGCGACGGTatctaaataaagatgaaataaagaaaaccacTTAGTGACTAAAACCAGCCCACAACAAGTTCTAATTCCTCTAAAGAATCATCATTTACAACATTCACTGATCAGCAGTTCAATGAGGAGGATTGAAGCGTTTTACTCCCAACAAACCCTCCGATTAATCAAAGGAAcaacaacagtgtttcctctacgaTTCACTTCAGACACAccagttgtgtttgttttgtgtttgctggaGCTAAATATTGAATCTACACGGTTCAACTCTTTAGAATAAAGAGTTTATTTACTGGGATATTAATGACCTTATTAATGATATTTTCCTAACAGAAGACTGGTGCAAGAAGATGAGCTGAGTTCCTCCACCTTCCAGTGGGTTTAATGTTGTgtctgatctgtgaatgttggtCATCTACTGAGACATTCGGTGTTGTTTATCCAGCAGCTCAGATATTCAGAGAAAcgtcttactgctctgcaggtcagccagcttctcctgcttcctcctctgttggacagacggaccactgggggactctgagatctgctggtccactctgtggaaGAATCATGAAGACCAAGTCACATCATATCTGAAGGTCCACGGAGTCATGTTTAGATGAGAGCAATCCACCAGAGGACCTTCATGTTAAAGGTTAGCTGATCCTCCTGAGACTGAGAATGTCCACGtcttaaggctggattatggttctgcaacaaatcaACGCTGAGCGTGCGCTGCAAGTGGCGCAGCTTTGCGCAGCGTTGCGCAGCGTTGCGCAGCGTTGCGCAGCGTTGCGCAGCGTTGCGTTGCGCAGCGTTGCGTTGCGCAGCGTTGCGTTGCGCAGCGTTGCGCAGCGTTGCGCAGCGTTGCGCAGCGTTGCGCAGCGTTGCGCAGCATTGCGCACCCCACGGCGCACACAACGCCGTGCCTGAcgcacctcccacaaattgtaactacgcgtcaagaggtcgcagacccaacgcagatcgagaggctgtgattggttcgcttggtagcaacgcatttccggttgcggttcgtgaagcagtcgtgaactttcagcgctcttttcttcgtgtatgtgtgattttttttgttttgtttttttttgcacaatagttgtccttatctctttgattcactgtgaccagaaaagtcggataaaccattcaggaaaagattgcaccCCCTAGCGGTCgaggggggtactgcaccgcggcaaaatggagtgacggagaagtccgaagggttcacgacggcgtcacggtgacggcatgtgctctgcgttggtgtagcgcagaaccataatccagcctttaccCCCAGTACAAGTTCTCAATCTGGGGGGACAAGAAGGACCAGCAAGTGTCCACAAAGACCATCTTCTCAACGGATCAATGTTCATGTGACACCCCTGTTAGGGAGTGGTCACAATAATGTGATTTTGTTTATATGGGTACAAATGGGACACCTCCATTaagaagtgtattttattttcatgtattttgttTATAATTTCAATAACCGATGTAAAGGGGACCATTTATACTAGGAAGCAGTGGGGCGGAACATTGTGGTCGCTCCGGGGGTTCCGGGGTGCGGTAAGAGTGGTACACCTGTTCCTGCCACCTCAGAAATGACTTGGCGGAGAACGAAGAAGGTCGTGCTCTAATTGATccgcactccacctgctttctACAGGTTAGCATATGGTTTGAGACCGACGAATGTGAGTGGAAATTTTAGTTTTCTGttataagaaggaaggaaggaagagagttAAAATGTTTTAGTTAAATTTTATGTGAAATGGTGAGAAACAGGAACGTTTCGGACGTCCGCCATTACACGCGGGCCGCCGCCATTACGTGACGAGCACGTTGCGAGCACGTTCAAGTTGAACGCTCGTTAAAACACCGTAAAAAACCACTGAATGAACGAAGTTTATgttggtatttgttttatttagtataccgtattttctggactataagccgcacctgcatacaagccgcaccccctctatttaaaaaaaaagatatttagccccagatatttatgttgttagattagatatttactacatgtacagaaccattttgaactgttaatgatgtacatgtttgtacctaaatagatctttcctaacagtgtcttttaacacggcagcaactttgctgattaaaacgggacagaaccaagagaaaataaccaatatttatttatctatttatctgtttgaaatctgcttctacctacttctatctgctaaagaagaagtagcgtattctttgcatttattgtgtcttagttttgattctaattccggttagagcgccccgagtggtggaagaaaaatcctcagaatagccgcacctttgaataagctgcatggttgaaaactaGGGTTGACCAACCGTCCCGATTTAGGCGGGACGTCACATCACGCATTTGAGCCAAAATGAGCGCATCCCGCACGGGACGCTCTTTGTCCCGCCGCAGCGGCCGCACGGGTAAAGGGAGGATGcatatattttttctctttgtgcGCCGCGCATtgtgtgtctgtctgcctgtctgGCCAGCTGAATCCTAAGGGCACTAGGACCGCTCAGTATGCAGTGCTCACGTGCTTATGTGCGTGTGATTCAGTCTCTGTGTGTGGTGTATGGGCGTGCGCGCGGTGTGGGTGTGCTGCGTTGGTTTGTGAGGAAGTGAAACGCGTGCCAATATTTACAACTAGTCTCGCACTGAAAAATGAGCGCTGCTGCAGGagcgctcatttctttcttctcatCAGTCAGGACCAATCTGTCACAGACACCCCTGCTTCCCAATGATGGACACTTAAATCTTATAGATAGGGAGAAGGCAGACACTGTCCGCGGTGctgctgttgtgtgtgtgtgtgtgtgtgtgtgtgtgtgtgtgtgtgtgtgtgtgtgtgtgtgtgtgttgtgtgtgtgtatacgtgagtgtgtgtgtgtgtgtatatatatctatgtggctatgtgtatgtatgtgtgtgaatatgtgtatgtatgtatgtgcagCACGTTTCTAAGCAACCTTGAAAAAGTGTTTAAAAAGCAGCAAAgaattaaaacaagagtaaaaaGTTCAAAAGGCTTCCTGATAAACTTAACAATGACActgacaacaataataataactagaaaatttcaggaaattttgatatgggcatgccctaccgcccatttcgtcccctcttgctgctttggtttggggctgttagtggttgtgttcggggtggttatATGTGTTTGCTTTCGGTGTTATATATTGCACCTTGTTGATTTGTTGTTCAGAAGATTTTGCAATTCtgattttgcactttttttgttggaaaaaaaagaaatgttaagtTACTGTAAAGTTAGTAAGTTTCAAATAAGTAGGCTAGGCAATAACCTAAAACTGTTTGCACAACATGGTTGCACTAGTGGGCCTACGATTTTAATTGATTATTGCTGTTACACTGTTTACATTGttttaaactgttaaaacacaaaaaaatgaaacagcAATTGTCATCTTCTTATTTGTGCACATTgtgccaaaaataaatacatacttgAACTATAAGTGTCTCACATGTATACCTCAAATACAAAACTGATCAAACTGATCATGAGTTGTTATTACAATCTTGTTACTGTAAGTGTATTTAGTGTAATACAGTAGCCTAATGTGTTTGTATAGTCTGTTATAGGTATTGTGCCAAAATGCTGTTATTTATGCGTTTTTGACCCCCAAAAACCCCAACATTTTTCTGAGTTGCGGGCGGCCGGGAGGTGTCCCTCATTTGCAAATCTGGATGTTGGCAACCCtattgaaaacctatgaaaaaagtggcggcttatagtccagaaaatacagtatgttattttgtatatttatattattatataatgttTTATATAACAAAAATATGTTGGGTAATCTGTGTGTACCACAGAGTTATTTAAAGGGGTATTTAGACCCGCAAAATGCAGTTAACACTGTATAGTGGATTTTTACCAGTATGATACTGAGGTGAAATTTAAGTTGTTAATAACTGAAATGAACAATAGGATGGGATGTGATATTGTGAAAGAAGCCCATGTGTTGTGTTTATTGAGTTATTTCGTGtgttttattattgtatataataAAGAAATTACTTGGCGGGCCGCGGACAACGAAGAAGGTTGTGTTTAATTGCTCCgtactccacctgctttttacAAGTAAACATATTTGTTACCACGGTCCTCACCCTTGGGACCCGTAACATTAACATGGTTCCGGGAaccatctgtcctcctgcaCCAGCAACACCTGAGGAGAACTTCCTCCCTAAATGATGTTGCAACCACAGCAGAAAGATGCCCCCTGCTGTACAAACCGCTGAACTACAGTTACTCAGAagagcctccaacaccccctttatagtctgctgtgtttctggaaaCATCAACAACCATCTAATAATGGCAGCAAAACAGAGAAATGTTCACTTTAAACATGTTACGATGAAAACGTTTCAGTCTCAGTTACGTTTTTCAGAAACAACGTTTAAAAACAATTCACCTCTCTGAAGAACATCCAGGAGCATCTTTAAAACTGATAATTAACTTCTTTGATGCATCaatcttcaaggacacacagctgggaccgggttcaggtccaggtccaggaccgggTTCAGATCCAGGTCCATGAGAgtctgttttcagttgaaacctggggaaaacaaatctttaattcCTGACAGTTGCAtctaaatttctggaaaagttaGTTTCAAACCAGTCATGCaaccatttgtatagaaataaTCTAGTTTTTCAGTCatggttcagaatgcatcatagcacagagacagcactggttctactggacctcaggtaagggactagtgtccatactggttctactggacctcaggtaagggactagtgtccatactggttctactggacctcagataagggattagtgtccatactggttctactgcaCCTCAggtaagggactagtgtccatactggttctactggacctcagataagggacaagcaagtttagtgaaaactctgagtctgttaaccctgaaatgagggaaactctgagttttccgtttcacaaagggaggtaactcaaaccagagaaagaggggtaactctagcctgtttcacaaagagaggtaacttaagctctcggtcagttaccgtagtaacagactctctgaacctaacctggtcagttaccgtagtaacagactctctgaacctaacctggtcagttaccgtagtaacagactctctgaacctaacctggtcagttaccgtagtaacagactctctgaacctaacctggtcagttaccgtagtaacagacgctctgaacctaacctggtcagttaccgtagtaacagactctctgaatctaacctggtcagttaccgtagtaacagacgctctgaacctaacctggtcagttaccgtagtaacagactctctgaatctaacctggtcagttaccgtagtaacagacgctctgaacctaacctggtcagttaccgtagtaacagactctctgaacctaacctggtcagttaccgtagtaacagactctctgaacctaacctggtcagttaccgtagtaacagactctctgaacctaacctggtcagttaccgtagtaacagactctctgaacctaacctggtcagttaccgtagtaacagactctctgaacctaacctggtcagttaccgtagtaacagactctctgaatctaacctggtcagttaccgtagtaacagacgctctgaacctaacctggtcagttaccgtagtaacagactctctgaacctaacctggtcgggaccaggtttatctcaatgaacgtggagtttctctgcgtctccgcctctttcagagccgcacgcacatttgatttcctcattcattcagtcagcaggcgagttttggcgaagttcttccatctgtcattaaaaacagagtcagtataaatattagaagtccattgtcacgaacacggcatgtccttttgatgaagacacaattgatgaaggtgcagaattaatgcgcagagaattaaatattcgtcgggagatcgttatcagaccacgtaatacatgtacattatacatagtctcattacaggcaaagcaatatatgttaatcctttatttgttcatcatcaaaattataacaaataaaggcttgaaatatctcactttgcatgtagtgggaaataatatttgtttcaccttaagttgaattgaACTTattgaatgaagttttgcaatacattcgaattttccgacctccacctgtatattattacataataagagcataatatgtgtctgtattggttcaatacggaacgcaacttttaattcccaattacggaacaattccgtatttcaagggacgggtggcaagcctacataaacctgtccaagccatcaaggagttccacaggattgcaggtgaatgatgtagagataagttaaattaattttatattattctgtgctgcggtgttactcttttttcgaaaaacatgttcaaattcgccgtatgcgcacattaaaatctctaattccattcgggtgaaaaaggacacggcgtgaagtattTGGATcttcttcagatgcaaactaacgtttcctcaaagggattttgtaaattgaaatgttaaataaagtaaaaaaaaaaaagaaaaagtatgtggatcttttaaTGTcggcggttgccatggtgaatcgttgtatcagggctccattAATGCTGGCTTTTGATAGTTGTGGCGCACGCACTTAACTCCAGGGGAAActacttagggcccgatttactaagatcctaaataaagagtactaaattgcgtgtgcactgaaaaagtttgcgcatgctgttgttgcgtgttttgcgggtgatcaactaagattgcgtgcgcaattgataacaggtgcaaacctcagtatttaaatgaggtgttgcgtgtcttatggtttgcgagcgcaaactttgcgccatggagagtggatggaaagcaggatagtcgcaagcgcaaaatgaaatttgacgagttggagttagagacagggtcggcgcc
This is a stretch of genomic DNA from Cololabis saira isolate AMF1-May2022 chromosome 12, fColSai1.1, whole genome shotgun sequence. It encodes these proteins:
- the LOC133456431 gene encoding protein NLRC3-like; the encoded protein is MVTEVRGFTDPQKEEYFRKRFIDEKQTSRIISHMKTSRSLHIMCHIPVFCWITATVLENVLETTEGGELPKTLTEMYIHFLVVQAKLKKVKYDRGAETDPHWSPKSRKMMKSLGKLAFEQLQKGNLIFYEPDLRECGIDVREASVYSGVFTQIFRQESILYQDQVFCFIHLSVQEFLAALHVHQTFINSGVNLLEDQLTTHPSSTGFYQTAVDKTLKSPNGHLDLFLRFLLGLSVETNQNLLRGLMTSNYRSSQNKQETVEYIKMKISEDLSAEKSINLFHCLNELNDQSLVEEVQESLSSGSLPTEDLSPAHWSALVFILLLSGDLEHNLM